The Nostoc sp. NIES-3756 DNA window CATTAGTGGTATTCTCAGTTTCGGTTCCCGTCATGTCTCCCACGAATCACCACAAAAAGTCCAGCAAGAAGATACAGTCGTTAAATGGGAAAATGCCTGGATTGAAACCAAACGCACAACTGAGGAATTAGAAGCGGCTGGTATTCGTCCAGGGACAAGAATGGTAATAGGTAAACATCGCAAACATCCTGTAAGATTACAAGATTATATTGCTAGCTATACCTTAGATAACAAAGCATCAGTAGCAATTTTATTAGCTTTAGCTCAACATTTACAACAGCCAGCAATTGATGTTTATTTAGTAGCCTCCGCGAAGGAAGAAGTCGGGGCTATTGGGGCATTATTTTTTACTCAAAATCAACAATTAGATGCTTTAATTGCTCTAGAAATTTGTCCCTTAGCTGAAGAATATCCTGTTAAAGACGGGGCAAATCCTGTGCTGTTATCTCAGGATGCCTATGGTATATATGATGAAGGTTTGAATGGACAATTACGCCAATGTGCCAAGCAGTTGAATATGCCAGTACAATTAACTACTCTCAGTGGTTTTGGTAGTGATGCTTCAATTGCCATGAAGTTTGGTCATGTTGGGCGTGCAGCTTGTTTAGCTTTTCCTACTCAAAATACTCATGGTTATGAAATTGCTCATTTAGGGGCAATTGCTAACTGTATTAATTTGTTGAAAGCTTTTTGCGAAACTGAGTTTGATTAAAAGCCGATGACGGGATTTGAACCCGTGGCCTGCTGATTACGAATCAGCTGCTCTACCACTGAGCCACATCGGCATATACGATTAGAGATTATAGCATTATTTACTTATGGTAGAACCTAATTCCCAAAAGCGCCTCAACCCAGAACAATATGCCCGTCTTAAAGCAGGAATGGCAACACCCTATCGTGGACTGCGGCAATTTCTCTATCTTGGTTTCGGTGCGTCTGGCTTTATTGGAGCGTTCATTTTCTTTTTTCAAATACTTGCTGGGCGAGATGTGGAAAATGCTCTACCAAATTTCGCTTTGCAAATAGGAATTGTGGCATTGATGATTTTTCTTTGGCGTTGGGAACAAAGCCGGAAAAAACAATAAGTATAAATACTTGAATTTGTAGATAAATGTGGGGTGAGTAGGGAATAGGGTTTAATATATCGTAATTCTTCTTAAGAAAATTGATATTTTGATACAGTCTGATACATAAAGAGAGAAAAGATAAAGAAAATATTAGGAATTAGAGAATTTCAAAATTTTCTGAGACACTAGTAATTGTTCAAACGGGATCAGCAATTATAAAGATCCTGAATATAAACTGACACCTTTAAATGGGGTCAAACCATTTTAAAGACCCCTAAGTTAAAAAAACAGAATCTTTTAAGCGCCAGTTCGAGTATTTACTTGTCTGGCGCTTGAAGTTTTTATAGTAGGGAACAGGCTGAGAAAGCTTTTACTGTAGAGGTTTTAGATCGTAATCTATCTGGCGATAGCTACACATTATCACTCCACTAGCCTTTATTGCACGAAACTACACATTCGGGAAACTGACGCTTTAATGCTGGAAACACGGGACAGGGAGCTTGTTCTTGTAGGTTCTCTGGTTTACTCCAGGTAAATGGGGCTTTTTGTGCCGCAGACATCCACAATAGTTGTTTTGCCCTTGTCATAGCTACGTAGAGTAAACGGTATTCTTCTGCTGTTTTCAGATGTTTTGCTTGTTCCCAAGCTGGTGTTACTTCTGGTATCTCCGCCTCACCGTGGAGTGCAGCACGAATCTGAGCGCGGGCAACTTCTGATAAGGTAAAGTCACCCAAAAACTGGCTTTGGGGCGGAACCCAAAATCTACCAGGAATTAAGTTTTCATGCAGGAAGGGAATAAACACATAGTTCCAATCCAGCCCTTTGGCTTTGTGCATAGTAATAATAGTCAATTGACCATTACGGGTGTAACGAGCTTCTGCATCGTCTGTTTCTACTGGTTCAAACCTTTCGGAACTGACAATTTCACTTAAGGCGGAAAGCATAGCTCCCATCGAGTTACTACCAGCTATTTGTTTATTTACCCGTTCTGAAAGTTTATCGGCTGTGGCTAGTTCTGCTTGGTCGTAATTTAAGGTTAGGGCGAGGAAGGAAATGATTTGATATAGAGGTAGTTCTAAACGCGCACGCAGTAAACTACGGCAGAGATGTGAAGCTTTTTGTACTGGCTCTGATTGGGGTGCGGCTAGGGGGCTTGGATACAAAAATTCTTCTGGTAAACTAGCAAGAGCGTTCAAATCTTGGGTAGGAATTAATTGACGCTGCACTAATACTTCTAAGGCAGATTTGAGGTAGTCGGGAGAATGAGGACGATCGCAAAATTGCAACAATGCCAAAATTTCTTGGGGAACATGAGAACGGCGATCGCTTTCTCCCACATCAAACAATGTAATATTATGCTCTTTACATATAGGTGCTAGTGCTTCTGCGAACCAACGCCCTTGACGATTTTCCCGCACCAACACCGCCGCATTCTTGCCCATGTCTTCGGTGAATAACTCCACCACCCTTTTAGATAATAATTCCACCGTCTGAAAAATATCACGCGGTGTATGCAGTTCTAATCCCTTACCTATTGGTGCAGGGTTGACATCAGTTAAATTTACTGGACGAATTTTTTGCAGACTAAAGGGAGTGGAAATAGGGGTATGGGAAGACTGTTGATTTTTAGCACCGTAAAAACTATTCACCCATTCCAAGGCAAAGTTAGCGGCGTTAATAATCATCGCGGTACTACGACCAGCCTGATCCATTGTTGCTAGTCGATGGGAGCGATCGCACTCTTGGCAAAATTCCCGAAAGTAAATCGGATCGGCTGGGGTAAAAGTCGAGTTAATCGCTTGGTTAGGATCACCAACACGAACTAGGTTTATGGGGGAGTGGGGAGTGGGGAGTGGGGAGTGGGAGAGATGAGGGGGATGAGGGAGATAACTATTAACTCCTGGCTCCTGGCTCCTGCTCCCTGCTGCTAAAATCTCTAACAGTCGCGTTTGCAAGGGACTAGAATCTTGGGCTTCGTCTTCAAAGACTGCGAAAACTTGGTTTTGCTCAATTCGCCGGGCGCTATCGTTTTCTAAGACACGTAGGGCGGCTAAAATCATGTCGTCGTAGTCAATAAAGTCACGCGATCGCATTAGGTC harbors:
- a CDS encoding ATP-dependent helicase, with amino-acid sequence MTDTNITEIQSASVQTELSFVASLEEKIAAIRQTLRPGQQQMADWQSGPLAVSAVPGAGKSTGMAAAAAIAIARQYQQVAQSAKSSRCQLVVVTFTRSAAANIKSKIRYYLKQLSLPQTGFAVYTLHGLALNIASRHPDLSGLELENVTLITPNQSHRFIRTAVEIWINNHPRLYLQLLEGQQFDGEETERLRRQSVLRTEVLPDLATTVIHEAKSSGISPTQLRQWSQQTTNAYEILTIAAGLYEQYQDLMRSRDFIDYDDMILAALRVLENDSARRIEQNQVFAVFEDEAQDSSPLQTRLLEILAAGSRSQEPGVNSYLPHPPHLSHSPLPTPHSPINLVRVGDPNQAINSTFTPADPIYFREFCQECDRSHRLATMDQAGRSTAMIINAANFALEWVNSFYGAKNQQSSHTPISTPFSLQKIRPVNLTDVNPAPIGKGLELHTPRDIFQTVELLSKRVVELFTEDMGKNAAVLVRENRQGRWFAEALAPICKEHNITLFDVGESDRRSHVPQEILALLQFCDRPHSPDYLKSALEVLVQRQLIPTQDLNALASLPEEFLYPSPLAAPQSEPVQKASHLCRSLLRARLELPLYQIISFLALTLNYDQAELATADKLSERVNKQIAGSNSMGAMLSALSEIVSSERFEPVETDDAEARYTRNGQLTIITMHKAKGLDWNYVFIPFLHENLIPGRFWVPPQSQFLGDFTLSEVARAQIRAALHGEAEIPEVTPAWEQAKHLKTAEEYRLLYVAMTRAKQLLWMSAAQKAPFTWSKPENLQEQAPCPVFPALKRQFPECVVSCNKG
- a CDS encoding M42 family metallopeptidase, yielding MWNYNQLFETIEELVLHHSPSGAEAEINQYLLQRFAALGVEVWSDRADNIIAKIPGKNSARAIAITAHKDEIGAIVKNIGDAGKVEVRKLGGAFPWVYGEGVVDLLGDNETISGILSFGSRHVSHESPQKVQQEDTVVKWENAWIETKRTTEELEAAGIRPGTRMVIGKHRKHPVRLQDYIASYTLDNKASVAILLALAQHLQQPAIDVYLVASAKEEVGAIGALFFTQNQQLDALIALEICPLAEEYPVKDGANPVLLSQDAYGIYDEGLNGQLRQCAKQLNMPVQLTTLSGFGSDASIAMKFGHVGRAACLAFPTQNTHGYEIAHLGAIANCINLLKAFCETEFD
- a CDS encoding DUF3493 domain-containing protein, whose product is MVEPNSQKRLNPEQYARLKAGMATPYRGLRQFLYLGFGASGFIGAFIFFFQILAGRDVENALPNFALQIGIVALMIFLWRWEQSRKKQ